From Antedon mediterranea chromosome 9, ecAntMedi1.1, whole genome shotgun sequence, a single genomic window includes:
- the LOC140058149 gene encoding uncharacterized protein, with protein sequence MIDIIQSKAYFSDDGSVYGVICFTIFINDLPQLVKSPLFLFADDSKTYKAVDSDIDALDFQADIDKMYKWSVKWQLPFNINKCKVMHLGKKSLNTTYFMGTGSDRIQLGVVTQMRDLGVLVDNKLNFHDHIVEVVKKANSRLGLIKRTFEYLDSHLVSILYKSMVRPILEYSSTACLPQFVGDSILLEKVQQRATKLAVEIKTQPYSDRMKFMKLPSLAFRRKRSCCLQIFRMIQKYDNVNPGVFFELAPSTVTRGHNFKIKKVHSKSKHRQKFFSISAVNDWNSLPYHIVNASSINNFKTHLETHWKTHNLKFEPYNQDVQRGTHKP encoded by the coding sequence ATGATAGACATAATACAGTCAAAGGCATACTTTTCTGATGACGGGAGTGTATATGGTGTAATCTGctttacaatatttatcaaCGATCTGCCTCAATTAGTTAAGTCACCTCTTTTTTTGTTTGCTGATGATTCAAAGACATACAAAGCTGTTGATTCAGACATAGATGCTCTTGATTTTCAGGCGGACATTGATAAGATGTATAAATGGTCAGTAAAGTGGCAGTTGccctttaatattaataaatgtaaggTTATGCATCTCGGTAAAAAATCCTTGAACACAACATACTTTATGGGAACAGGTTCAGATAGAATTCAGTTAGGAGTTGTAACTCAGATGAGAGATCTTGGTGTTTTAGTtgataataaattgaattttcaTGATCATATCGTTGAAGTTGTTAAAAAGGCTAACTCTAGACTTGGTTTAATTAAGAGAACCTTTGAATATTTAGACAGTCATTTAGTGTCTATCCTTTATAAATCAATGGTTAGACCGATTTTAGAATATTCTAGTACGGCTTGTCTTCCTCAGTTTGTTGGTGATTCTATTCTCTTAGAAAAAGTTCAGCAAAGAGCCACAAAACTTGCTGTGGAAATTAAAACTCAACCATATAGTGACCGAATGAAATTTATGAAACTGCCATCATTAGCATTTCGAAGAAAGAGGTCTTGCTGCTTACAGATTTTTAGAATGATACAAAAGTATGATAATGTTAATCCGGGTGTCTTTTTTGAATTAGCACCATCTACTGTAACTAGAGgccacaattttaaaattaaaaaagttcatAGTAAATCGAAACACAgacagaaattcttttcaatatctgCAGTAAATGATTGGAATAGTTTGCCATATCATATAGTAAATGCATcctctataaataattttaaaacccaTCTTGAAACACACTGGAAAACCCACAACCTAAAGTTTGAGCCATATAACCAAGATGTTCAAAGAGGGACTCACAAACCTTAA